Below is a genomic region from Nilaparvata lugens isolate BPH unplaced genomic scaffold, ASM1435652v1 scaffold5527, whole genome shotgun sequence.
cacaaagaacgttacattcaaagagcTGACTGAATAGAACGGGAAAAAccgttactatagtgaggtccacgttataatggcagtggatgaggATAGACgaatagtgatgccgattctctgcattaattaattatatttctacactgtcataaacataattggcatcgttgttgatctagaaaaggatagtaccaccgactttgtcgaatgatagacaaggatagcaaaaccaaagttcatcaaatactgtcattataacgtggacctcactatagcgcaTGCGCAATACGGTCCTTGTTCCCAGGTTTTagcttttaggttatgttgatacTTCATGAAtgcacaataatttattgatagtatttttataatatcattcttttcaaataaaatattatgactACTCTACGGCCATTCACCTgcaatgatttattgaaatataatgcTGTGTAAGTTTTGAATTCAGTATTTTTATGAGctttttgaaaatcaattgcAATAGATTTCAGGATCCCAGAGACTATGATGTTAGTCACtcttgaataatatataaaaaaattagaaagtcaaattattggaatattacATCTTACTTCTATATATATTCGTTCTATAAGATATGATAATGTGTAATTTATAATGACTATAACTCTTACTTAGATGACTGTGAGCAAGAGTTATAAACGTGTCTATCCTATaagtgtaattattattttaaagactTAACTTGTAGACTTAAgttattgatttctaatttgcaaaattttctaaaatttgaGCTTGGATTAAATTCAGCCTTCAGTCTCGGCTGCCAGTGGGTCGCTAGAGAGCAACCATAGGCGGCCGAATGCCGAATCTGAAACACTCTGGGACACCACTAAAACACTGGTGTCCTTGTGTCATCTCCCTGGTGTCGTCTCACTGGTGTACACAATTGGCTCCATGCTGGCAAACCAAGTAAGACACCAGGGTCTTACGTTCAATGTGAGTGTTCCAATTGCTCTTCCTAAATTTTGAGCCAACTTTTATCCATTCCAAAACACTTGTGTAGTGAGTGCAATAAGAACAAAAGCTCTTATACTAGCCAAGACACTTTGCTTTGAGACCCACCGGTTGCTGAGACTATTATAGTAGCTATAAGTGACACTATCATAGTGGcatattatgaatataatatgagCCTCAATATCTATTATGAATCGACCATTTAATGTTTTTGGTaatataacaaattaataacAGCATTCTCTTTTTGTTTCAGAAATCTTGATCCACTAACGGAGACCGTATCCTTTTAtgctttcattattttttgaaaaatattcattggtTCTGAATAATGTTTTATATCTCTCATTCATTCTACAGAACCTAAGTCAAATCAATAAACCATTTATAAGTCTTTATAAATCTGAAAATATGTCGGCCTTTTATCAAAGACTCCAGCtctaaattgattattttctcaATCTTCAACTGGACCATAAGATGGGctgtccactagaaccgttttcttCCGAACTAGCATTGGCCGAAAACTACCTAACTCGTCcgaacaaagaaaggaatagatgatgctcgtccattgcaacaggttcctACGGCCGTGCACGGCAGATCAATTTTCTAtacgaattgaatgggattttccggctctatccggccgaactaactagtcgacctgagacaacaaagtgtctaacctaaaattgtttcacagtcttgtttgtttttgttttttgaagctGTTCTGTTTTAttaagttgtaactatggacaatgaagaGTTGATCGGTTTgtttcaagagcatgttccattgtgggatatgccaGACAAAAGATCATCGtcatgaataactaatttagtggatatttgtttcaattttcagaatATCAATATAATGATTGTTTATGGacaattttggtggctatgatattagttaattcaataattggcaaccagccaactaATGAACTAGATTGAcataaacggttccaatggacgaccatattcggccgaactgatcggttgaatacggtcgGAATACCctaaggtgggccgtccactggaaccgttttcgtccgaactagtatcggccgaaaactaccgaactcgtccgaacgatcccccaacaaagaaaggaatagatgctcgtctattgcaacaggttcatacggccgtctccggccgatcaatttttcgatacaaattgaatgggattttccagctctatccggccgaactaactagtcgagctgagacaacaaagttcCTAACCTataattgtttcacagtcttgtctgtttttgttttttgaactagttctattttataaagttttaactaaggacaatgaaaagttgatgagttttGTTCTTTGTTgagggatcgttcggacgagttcggtagttttcggccgatactagttcggacgaaaacggttccaatggacggcCCACCTTAGGGTATTTTggccatttttggtaaattgaataactttttcaaaaatcgatattttcagaaaatttttggtttactagatcaacaaaacCATGAAGAATCTGTTctataaatctcatggatttatctcttaccgaatttgaaatgttctgtcccaaaaatttaaactttaggcgctcatatcttaaAAGTAATGATGgggaaaaaatgtttccatgagaaaactttttcattttgatagcttgatactataaaaatctaaaaactttgaaaaatatcaccagtagaaagtttatttttagcatttgcacagccttaagctcAAGAAGTAGGGATAAGGACTTCTGATAAGTTCACCTTCTAACTAGttcaaacaaagctgcgaagccaaatattgtgttccaaacattccctcccaaTTTCCCTGAcaatgatctattgttgttgaacTGAAGATTCAACACTCAACAcacggctgcaacaatcgttggGAGATGCGTGAAATAATGAAAACCTATAGAGAATAGACCTATAGACTATAAGACTatagatgaaattgaagataatataaTGCTCTATGAGCCCATGATCAGCacagattttttcaatgaatcgttaaaaagttataaggccaaaaatatgaaaaaatcggAGCCTTCAAAATGTGATACCTTAGAGAGCTCTAGAAAagtatgagagatatggaaaaatgttggaaatgaaacttgtaggatAATTTGCAAGTTTTAATGTTATGATTGTGTTCGACAAACATTTCCAAAATGCGcgtattgttcgagatatatgcaaaaaatataatatggcacactcaaaccacccccaccaccttagcacaggggtaggagtgaggacttttgatatgtttacccccttactacTATTGAAagagctacggggtcaaaaattgtgttccaaaattttccctctataaactttcattgactggaatttacgagtatttaaaagacagtgagtgagcaaaaacaggctcaaagaatgatgattttcttattatatcaatgtaaaatgtggctgagcttgatcaatatcaaatagaatgatgaattattgattatattgatgtaaaatatgagtggattgatcaatttcaatcatttttagaacaattttataaattcccttAAGTTCCTAtaaattcccaaaatttcttGGCCTCGGAAATATTCCcggaaatattgccaaatcatAAGTTCCTTCCCACTGGGAATATTTCCGATCCACATCACTAATCACAGGTGGCAAATATCAGATGATTCGCCACAATATCTAgtaaattcattgaattattcatttatatctaTTGAACTCATTGATCTCTAGTAAATTCATTGACGGATTCATTCTGGTCTCTAGTAAATTCACTGCTTGATTGTTCCTTGACCGATCACCACCAGTACGGTCTGTCATTCTACATGCAATACCTGGCCCATTGGCCTGAGTACTTCCTAGTGGCCGAATCTGCCAGTGGAGAGATCATGGGCTACATAATGGGAAAATCGGAGGGGCACGGGGAGAACTGGCATGGTCACGTGACTGCCCTCACTGTCTCCCCCTACTACCGACGGTTGGGGTTGGCTGCTACCCTTATGACTTCGCTGGAGGTTGTCTCCGAAAAGTGGGTATTTTTctgtatttattaatcaattcattTGTTTTTCTACTCCATTAATTCACAATattcatttagggccggtttccgagctcgggatctataagttctggacttacagagtccaggactaaaataagctctcgggtctaaattgactttctgagtcacgattttatcttctaaactccggagtctatcaagttctcgacttattcgagtccaggactttaacgcagtaaacgtgagggaaattcacaatattttgctgttgtattgttggcattatagcaaaacggaaacagctgattacagcgggacaattcaaatgagcatgctctccaaactatattgtaaaaatacgtttcgatttctttgtaggcctattcaaagcaaagcctttgaaaggtgaatgaatagacatttcattttacgttatgctatcattgatcctaaccagtgattttggaataaaaaattcattaggctattgagtttgaaaacgtatttgttttgaaaaaaactggagtaataatttattattgttattattattaatatgttgaatatgacattgaataataacattcagattggaatacaaattccaaggcaatccttgtattaatttgcttgaacatttttaggttatgtcacagtcataaatgaggttagttttttacgcatatttctgatacaattttattccaaaatgaacttgcaaactataaattatgaatttagatagactaatccaaataatttaggtattccatgatatctatttggctttttatctactccaaaacaataactgaattgtgtttgctcagttaagtctagaacttggatttaaaccctaccccagtcgagggtttaaaatcacgctgttttaagtcctggacttaacgatttttgataaatccttgaatcggaaagaggcgagaatctaatttaAGTCCTGAACTTATAATACCTTCACTCataaagcgaaattataaactccagggtctaacatgatctctaaactccagagtctatttaagtcctcaactacgttaacgctctgactcggaaagccaattttctgactccagagtttaaagccagttgaagtctagaacttagctaaatcccgagctcggaaaccggcccttaaagtaTAAAAAATAGGGTTTTGGAAACGAGACggggccgccgaaaacaatggatggacaGAAAGGGGTTCTAGTGGACCTTCAGCAGTAGTCTATTGTTATCAaatttcgacattttcgtggCCTATTGTATTGGCAATCACAAGTCTCCCACTCCGAGGAATATATTGGTGGACCAGTCTGGTAGTAGCCTCAGTACGGTAGTAgcctacagtaataataataatatctcagggcaagatatttatcacGGGctactcccgtgtttcggatggacacgttaagtcgtcggtccggGCTGACCAAAaagtagtcgttaggtcatgtccgaggccctgaaattgatcagttgcgacctgaaaactctggcaccagacctgagccagccaggtcactcgatattattagcctacagtgattggataacacacacattactatcgatGACATTAACAATTACAGTCAATCTAAGACCATATTTAGTGTAAATGATGAGACTAAACACATTACATAgatattatgttcaatctaatagaatttaaagGACGCCaaaaatcataattaatttcGATGATAATTGTATTCAACTCAACTTATTCTGTGAGCTCTTATCAAATGAGCCATTGGGAATAACAAGATTAcaagtacttgatcactgatttcgattcaataattgttgaaaatacaagtaacagatgTAAGGTGCAAAGTGATAGATAAGTTGGTGCTACCAGCTACCTGCTAGAATTGCCTTCAATAAAGCACACGGGGCCACTAATGAGGGTAATGAAGCGGATTCAGAGGACAATAAAGTATGCTAGTCGAGAGTTGGAGGGTGAACCTTTTTGGAGCGATACCCCAGAGGATAGTTA
It encodes:
- the LOC120356012 gene encoding N-alpha-acetyltransferase 20-like (The sequence of the model RefSeq protein was modified relative to this genomic sequence to represent the inferred CDS: added 86 bases not found in genome assembly) codes for the protein MTTLRPFTCNDLLKYNAVNLDPLTETYGLSFYMQYLAHWPEYFLVAESASGEIMGYIMGKSEGHGENWHGHVTALTVSPYYRRLGLAATLMTSLEVVSEKKRCYFVDLFVRVSNKNAIAMYKALGYVVYRTVLEYYSGDPDEDAFDMRKALSRDVLKKSVIPLDHPVRPEEVD